TTCGTAATTCGTATGCAACTAGGAGGGCAAGGAGATATACCGCTTCATTTTTTAAGTGATAATTGCGAGAAGTTGCGGAaagctgcccccccccccccccccccgattttTTCCAATGTGAAGGTGATGAGTGTGGAAATAAGTTAAGCTCCACCCCCTCAAAATGAGTTCTTGTGGGCTTTTGGATCAATTTGGAAATAAGCTACTAAAAGCGTCAAAAGAACTGGCCCTTCAAAATAGTTTTGTTTGGTCAACATTGATTGGCATCCAATCAAGATCTTCTATCTTCCTTGTACTTGCATAATTCCTGTGTTTAAGGTCGGGCAATTTTTAGTGGTGACTTAGGAAGTCCTTGATTTTTATGGGGTTTTATGTTGTCACTAGTTGTGTCACACAACTTAATTTTGCCATTATAAATTTCAACTGCTAAAATATGCCATCCTTTAGTTAAGTGTGTGCTAAAAATGTCACTCAACAACGTTACCGCTTGGTCAAAGGCCATTGACTAGTGTGAAGTGACCAAAATACCCCTGGATCCCACTTGTCAGCGCTCCCCTATAACGTGTTGGTCCTAGCTGTCAAGACATAGAGAattaaataagaagaaaaaacaaTAACTCGTGAGGATTCAATCACCCTCACGTGAACTATTTTTGCTTATGATTCCATTCTTTGTGTGCCAAAAACTAGGACCCACAGGTTATAGTAAGTTGCAGAGGGAACACTGGCTTGTGGTGTCTAGGGGTCCAGGTCAATGGCCTTTGATCGGATGGTAATGGTGGCGAGTGTAATTTTTGAGCACACGCTTAATGAAAGGATGACATTTTGGAGTAGTTTAAACCTAGTGACAAAATTGAGTAGTGTGTCACAACTGATAAAAACCCTAAATTTGTTTATAGCCATTGTAAAAACAATTTTCCTCAAAAGAAAAATGATTTTGTGAAGTTCATGGTTGAGGAGATCCTATCAACAAATTATGTTAATTATTGGAATGGCCTAGTCCACTCTTTTGGCCGGCGCTCGATCTAAACCATACATCATATGTGGGGACCTCCTATTCGGCGCTCGCGCACGACGCGCAACGGGCCGTCTCAGCAACCTGCTCAAAAACTAAACAtgaaaaaaaaatattttgagcGTTATCCTAGGAGACATGGGATTCAAACCAACACGCCGACAAAAGACTTGGCTCAATAATCACTACACCGATATCACTTTGTTGTCTACTATCcgaaaaacaatgctatttgacCCTTTTTTTAGTACAACATTAACATATATTATATACCCAGTATAAATTATTTGAAAAAAAGAAAACATAAATTTGAAAAAGAATTCACACTTTTttgaaaaaatcatgaatttgaaaaaattcaAAATTATCAAAAGGCTCATGCAAAATGATTTTTTCACGAAAATGTAAAAAAATTATATTTgagaaaagttcatgaatttgaaaaggtTCATACAAACTGAAAAAAGCTCACGAAAATGAAagaagttcacaaatttgaaaaaaatcatgaaaattggaaaaaagttcacaaatatGAAAAAAAACGAGCTAAAAGAAATCATGAATTTGAAATACGTTCATGGATTTGATAAAAgttcaagcatttgaaaaattaTCATGAAATTCATAAACAGTTCATGGCTAAAAAAATTCAAGAATTTCGCAAAAATCACAGATTTGCAAAAATGTCAAGTTTTATAAAGAAATCATAgaaaatgaaacaaaaaagagaaagaagtaaaacaaaaatgaaaaggaaaaacttaacaaaactcgTCCTGGGAAAACCCAGGAAAAACCTGTCCAAAAACTGTTGGAAACTTCTAGAATTTTCCCAAAATCAGTGAGAGAGAAAAAACTGCATCCACCGATCGAGCTCTCCGAACTAGCCTACAGGACGTACGAATGCTGTGCGAAAAAAGGAGCTAAATGGACCGAGCCCAAGGTCGTACAAGTGGTTTGCCCCGGTTTACAGAATGAACTGTAACCGGCGCTTAAGGCACCATACAGGGTTTGGGTCGTATGTGCCCTCTCGATCAGAGAAGAAAAAGTTTGCTAAACCGTGGTGGGCCATAAACTGAAAACAACTCCAAAGTTAGGGATGCCCGGCCCACCGGGCGATAGGTACCGGTTACGGTAAACGGGCACCTTTtatggaaaataccaggatacaTCTGGTTGTAGATGAACCCCATAAACTATTTTCTAGGATTTGTTTTAGCACTTCAGGAAAAATTCAATGGTCTTTGAAACTTTTTTCGAACAAACTTGTCATGTTGGCCTACTTATAAAAAAATTGACAACGAAAACTCCCCATAAAAAATCTGAGCATAAAAGCAAATTGTCCAGGACAATATAGAGTGAATAGTACCTATAGTGCTGATTTTGTCTTTGTCTTGGACAATATCACGAAAGTCATTTTGTCCCTAATTTTTTTATGTGACTGTAACGCTTTGAAGCTTGTTGCCAGCATTTTTCATGATTTTTCGaccattttttttgaaaaaaaaatggtTTCGTATGCCTCCATGGTCCATTCGTTCCCTTCCCACCTTTTATAGCTCTTTCTATCTAATGAAATATGATGCGAACAAAAGCTGTCACATCCTCGGTTAAGAATGTGCTTCCTCAGTCTCATAATAAGAAAACGTCTTTCAAGCTATGTTGGGACAGAGGAAGTTGATTGGAAGAGTCTAGAATCGGTTTGGATTTACGGTTTACACACAAATATCAGATACTTAAAAGTAAAGTGCGGAGTATTGGAAGCGACAACGATGTTGTTACTCGTAGAGTGATGGTACAGAATTGTCCCTCTAAAAAATGGGTAGTACATAATCATCAAATCTTattgttgtatgactttgtaaggtcttctgtcaataattaataaaatggctgtatgcatcgtccagatgtAGAGGCCGAGAGTCTTCCTCCTTTAAAAGAAAAACAGAATCATCAAATCAACCATACTTGTTTATCCTAACCCATTTTGCGTACCAACACAAATCACGCTGAATTCTCCTGGTACTAGTTTTGTTTCTAGGCGCAGGGCGGATGAATCAATCGTGGTAGGCCACTGGAGCGAGGTCACCATGGTCACTTCTGTGCATCCAATCCGAAAACGAAGCGTGAACAACCGCGCGAACGAATAGTTGCAGCCTTGCAGGAAAGCAGAACACATCGCTAAATGACTGTAGCGCAGATAGGTAAAACTTCAGGCCAGCGTGCCCAGGCCACCCGATGCGACGCTAAACATGTGGGCCACCAAGGCCCAATGTATACGGGTTTTAACTCGTGCATACAAAAAATATATTCGAATTAATTTaacctataattttttattgaaCTTATAGTTTTATTTAGATCCAAGCAATACTGTAGGATTATACATGTATACTGTGTTATGACAGGCATGTGAAATTCCAATCTGCCAGTAATTACCTAACAGCAAACTGTCGACAAAATAAAAGGAGAACTGGGACGAACAAAACCGATGGAACACACGTGTTGTATGAATAGTTCATCTCATGCTAAATATGCCACGAAAGACTTCTCATCCGTTTCAAAAACGGAGACGTGAAAATTCAATAAATTACCATCATGCTGGAAAAAAAAAGAATACAGGTCGAGCAATAAGACACATCATGAAATCACTAATGGTCAGAGGCACAGCCAGAATGATTCATGGGTATGCAGTTAGAGCAATTCAAAAGAGGATTGATGAATAATACTATTCGAATTGAAGAAAAGTCGAGAATTTCTCAAACATCAAGCCTGCGAAAGAAAGTGCTTGCTCAGTCATATGATCAGGTCTACCAACATCGACAGTGCACTTCATGCAATTATAACGAAATTTAAGAGCATAATAATTCCATTAACAACTATTATTGTTGTTAATAGGAAATAATCATTGTTACAACATGTTGTTCGATTTCTCAATTGTACAAGTGAAATCGATGATAGTTATAAGAATACAAAATGAGAATGATTTGATGGAGGCAGGTTATAGAGTATGGTAAAGGTGTTCTTGCGATAGGAATTACCAGTCATGGGATTCGGGATGAGAAACAAGAATATCTGAGACCAAACTATAACCTATGTATATTGTCATGGTCCAGTTCTGCGGAAGCAGACATTTCCAGAAAGAATCTCTTCCACCGGAACCAGCTCTTCAACTGGAGGAACAGCAAGAACCTTTTGCGTTGGCGGATGGTTCAGCAACGTTAATAGTCGTTCCTTGCATCGAACGGCCGTTGGCAGCAGCAGACTCCTGTGCTGCAAGTGCTTTTTTGCTTACAATCTGGTGAATTTCACTCAGCACAGTATGGAATGCCTTCTCCACATTGATTGCCTCCAGTGCAGATGTCTCAAGGAACGACAGACCTTCTTTCTCAGAGAATGCTTGGCTGTCTTCCTCGGGAACCGATCTTAAGTGGTTTAAGTCTGACTTGTTCCCAACCATCATGACAACAATGTTGGCATCTGCATGATCCCGGAGCTCACGGAGCCACCTCTGAACATTGTCGAAGGTCTGCCTCTTTGTTATGTCAAAGACTAGGAGTGCTCCAACAGCACCCCTGTAATATGCACTAGTAATTGCACGGTATCTCTCCTGACCAGCCGTGTCCCATATCTGTGCCTTCACAGTCTTTCCTTCTATCTGCCGCAAAACAAAATTAAACTTCTGCTGAGCTTCACTAGAAGAATATGTATTTAACACGAGTATAGAACATGCATCCCCAGTTACTGAATCCTGATTGAAAAGCTGGAAGGAACAAAAGGGATTCTCTAACTACATGTTATTTTCCTTTTACTGAAGTTCATGTACTACAGCAGACAACAATATGTCACTATGCACTGGTAAAAAACATGGGGATGTACTGGAAGACTACTTATAATATTTGTTGAAATATAAGTACAGCAATGACATCTTCTTACGATGACTTTCAGGCAGGATCACATAATGATGAGCTTATCGAAACATTTTAACTGGAGCACCAATGATGAGCTTAAAAACACATAGTTATTCAACATCAACCAACCAGAAGAGATAAGAGAAATCAAGTTCAATTCCAGCTTTCTGGCAATAGGACATAGTCTGTAGTGCAAATCATAGGGTCGCAATTCGTTGCTAAGTGCATGACAATTCAAAAGAAGAAACCGGTTCTACCAATCAATCCAGGTCACCCAGGCCAGCACTACTTTTTAGCGCAAGGCTTGTGAATCAAACAGCTGTTGGGCACAGACTCTGCTCTCACATATTTTCTAGTGCAGTGCCAACCCAAAAAACATAATAATGATAATAatactattaatgatgatgatgatgcaatTAAAACGGCTCAGTTGTTTACAAGTTTCTTTTGCTCCGAAAACCGTTTACCTTTAGGTTTCTGAACAATATGTAATTGGTTGATGATGTACT
The Aegilops tauschii subsp. strangulata cultivar AL8/78 chromosome 3, Aet v6.0, whole genome shotgun sequence genome window above contains:
- the LOC109760973 gene encoding ras-related protein Rab2BV, which translates into the protein MAHRVDNEYDYLFKIVLIGDSGVGKSNILSRFTRNEFCLESKSTIGVEFATRTLQIEGKTVKAQIWDTAGQERYRAITSAYYRGAVGALLVFDITKRQTFDNVQRWLRELRDHADANIVVMMVGNKSDLNHLRSVPEEDSQAFSEKEGLSFLETSALEAINVEKAFHTVLSEIHQIVSKKALAAQESAAANGRSMQGTTINVAEPSANAKGSCCSSS